A portion of the Cyanobium sp. PCC 7001 genome contains these proteins:
- a CDS encoding ComEC/Rec2 family competence protein produces the protein MLDALGVLLGAVLPLGRRLPRLPRLALALGAMVLFVVLAGPQPSVLRAVLMGGMALAVIECGQQGRPFGILMASALLLLLLKPAWLADVGFQLSVVATAALVVAAPPLEQALRQRLPQRCPAWLAASMAVPLAASLWTLPLQLFHFGVVPLYAVPANLLVAPLLTPLTLGAMGMALLAALLPGLIPVLLPPVAWLGGVVLGIVKAVAALPLAQWQLGRPTPLLVLLLALALGSIGLSGLPRWWRRLAPGLLMLATLGHLALLRGDQLVLVHQGQRDLLLARHQGRAALVSTQADGLSCSRARQLATGFGVARFDWVLVLDPLAAAEPACWQAQAGLVLASEDGSPPLQQGQWLGSPGLVAEALSADSRAVRLTLGSRRWLLLPDRQALWAWRQQAEPPTLPVGEGLWLGFRPRPAERRSLPASRDQPVWLSGGWLSGGDGAEATGGAPLPPGWAATGPSGSLQQGWG, from the coding sequence TTGCTTGACGCCCTAGGGGTGCTGCTGGGTGCCGTGCTGCCGCTGGGTCGCCGCCTGCCCCGGCTGCCGCGGCTGGCTTTGGCCCTGGGGGCCATGGTCCTGTTCGTGGTGCTGGCTGGTCCGCAGCCGTCGGTGCTGCGGGCCGTCCTGATGGGCGGAATGGCGCTGGCCGTGATCGAGTGCGGCCAGCAGGGACGTCCCTTCGGGATCCTGATGGCCAGCGCCCTGCTGCTGCTGCTGCTGAAGCCGGCCTGGCTGGCCGATGTGGGCTTCCAGCTCAGCGTGGTGGCCACCGCGGCCCTCGTTGTGGCGGCCCCTCCCCTCGAACAGGCCCTGCGCCAACGCCTGCCGCAGCGATGCCCGGCCTGGTTGGCCGCCTCGATGGCCGTGCCGCTGGCGGCCTCCCTCTGGACCCTGCCGCTGCAGCTGTTCCACTTCGGCGTGGTGCCGCTCTACGCCGTGCCCGCCAATCTGCTGGTGGCGCCCCTGCTCACCCCGCTCACCCTCGGGGCCATGGGCATGGCGCTGCTGGCGGCCCTGCTGCCCGGGCTGATCCCTGTGCTGCTGCCTCCGGTGGCCTGGCTGGGGGGCGTGGTGCTGGGGATCGTCAAGGCCGTGGCCGCACTGCCGCTGGCCCAGTGGCAGCTGGGCCGCCCGACTCCCTTGCTGGTGCTGCTGCTGGCCCTCGCCCTGGGCTCCATCGGCCTGTCTGGGCTGCCGCGTTGGTGGCGCCGCCTGGCGCCGGGGCTGCTGATGCTGGCGACCCTGGGGCATCTGGCGCTGCTGCGGGGGGATCAGCTGGTGCTGGTGCACCAGGGCCAGCGGGACCTGTTGCTGGCTCGCCACCAGGGCCGGGCCGCGCTGGTGAGCACCCAGGCCGATGGGCTGAGCTGCTCCCGGGCACGCCAGCTGGCCACCGGGTTCGGCGTCGCCCGGTTCGACTGGGTGCTGGTGCTGGATCCCCTGGCCGCGGCGGAACCGGCCTGCTGGCAGGCTCAGGCCGGACTGGTGCTGGCCAGCGAGGACGGCAGTCCGCCGCTCCAGCAGGGACAGTGGCTGGGCAGCCCCGGCCTGGTGGCGGAGGCCCTCAGTGCGGACAGCCGGGCGGTGCGACTGACCCTGGGATCCCGCCGCTGGCTGCTGCTGCCCGATCGTCAGGCGCTGTGGGCCTGGCGGCAGCAGGCCGAGCCCCCAACGCTGCCCGTGGGTGAAGGCCTCTGGCTCGGCTTTCGGCCACGGCCCGCCGAGCGGCGGTCACTGCCCGCCAGTCGCGACCAACCCGTGTGGCTGAGCGGTGGCTGGCTCAGCGGCGGTGACGGCGCAGAAGCCACAGGGGGCGCCCCACTGCCTCCGGGCTGGGCGGCCACGGGACCCAGTGGCTCGTTGCAGCAGGGGTGGGGCTGA
- a CDS encoding SLATT domain-containing protein — protein sequence MTTEDLDDSVKELLRRTKKTSKSRFRASARLERHHKFSQWTVALLSAALVLVPLAKAFEVQFRISTQYLSALQAILAVLLLAYSLLLGQERFISRAEAMHRNAVELGRFARKLAGLESSNVDDNLYSGLVEEYYSILEKYENHTSSDYLYTLLQIERPRTTVGHVRYIFIWLKATALDLISYSHYIVVLSFSFYIVFIILSAVVRSEGGQ from the coding sequence GTGACAACAGAGGATCTCGATGATAGCGTCAAAGAACTCCTTAGGCGCACAAAGAAAACCAGCAAGTCACGGTTCCGCGCCAGCGCTCGCCTTGAAAGGCACCACAAATTTTCGCAGTGGACTGTCGCGTTACTGTCCGCCGCCCTCGTACTAGTCCCGTTGGCCAAAGCGTTTGAAGTACAATTTAGAATATCCACTCAATACTTGAGCGCATTACAGGCAATTTTGGCAGTGTTGCTGCTCGCATACTCGCTGTTACTCGGCCAGGAGCGATTCATTTCTAGAGCAGAGGCAATGCATAGAAATGCTGTAGAGCTGGGACGCTTCGCCAGAAAGCTTGCCGGACTGGAATCATCTAATGTTGACGATAACTTGTATAGCGGGTTGGTAGAGGAATACTATAGCATTCTTGAGAAATACGAGAACCATACTTCTTCAGATTATTTGTATACACTTTTGCAAATTGAACGCCCGAGAACCACAGTTGGCCATGTGCGCTATATCTTCATCTGGCTCAAGGCAACAGCATTGGACTTGATCTCCTATAGTCACTACATCGTAGTGCTAAGCTTTTCTTTTTATATTGTTTTTATTATACTTTCAGCAGTCGTAAGAAGTGAAGGGGGCCAGTAA